One segment of Rubripirellula amarantea DNA contains the following:
- a CDS encoding GTP-binding protein yields MKTKFILIGGFLGAGKTTLVGQLAKRYTDEGKSVGIVTNDQAADLVDTHNLRSLGFEVGEVAGACFCCSFDNLVETCGKLGDGQMPEILIAEPVGSCTDLVATVILPLQQLLGEQFELAPFGVLLKPSHGQKILAPQEGSRSGFSPQAEYIFQKQLEEADYLMIGRADQLSGEAADALRDRLGQVAPDVPVVLVSPKTGTGVDEVLGYIESPMIAGRRLLDIDYDTYAIGEAELGWVNLTADVTPAGELDLDAFVGELVGDVARSISESCDGQIAHLKASIIADDTQAVANVVSNDSPVDIGLASGRTITTPVRVIINARVAMDPDQLETICTSSLKAIASKHNAQAISLSAHSLRPGRPTPTHRVTTS; encoded by the coding sequence ATGAAAACGAAGTTCATCCTGATTGGCGGCTTCCTCGGCGCCGGCAAAACAACCTTGGTGGGGCAGCTTGCCAAACGCTACACCGATGAGGGTAAATCCGTTGGAATCGTCACCAATGACCAAGCGGCGGACTTAGTCGACACGCACAATTTGCGATCACTCGGCTTCGAGGTCGGCGAAGTGGCCGGAGCGTGCTTTTGCTGCAGCTTCGATAATTTGGTGGAAACATGCGGCAAGCTCGGCGACGGTCAAATGCCCGAAATCCTGATTGCAGAGCCCGTCGGTAGCTGCACCGATCTCGTCGCTACCGTGATCCTGCCGCTGCAGCAGCTTCTGGGGGAACAGTTCGAGCTGGCTCCCTTTGGTGTTCTGCTGAAACCCTCACACGGGCAAAAAATCCTAGCGCCGCAAGAAGGCAGCCGTAGCGGGTTTTCACCCCAAGCGGAGTACATCTTCCAAAAGCAACTCGAAGAAGCGGACTACTTAATGATTGGTCGCGCCGATCAACTTTCCGGCGAAGCCGCTGACGCACTGCGAGATCGGCTGGGGCAAGTCGCTCCGGACGTGCCGGTCGTCCTGGTCAGCCCCAAAACTGGCACCGGAGTCGACGAAGTACTCGGATATATCGAATCTCCCATGATCGCCGGACGCCGACTGCTCGACATCGATTACGACACTTACGCGATCGGCGAAGCCGAACTGGGGTGGGTAAACCTGACCGCCGATGTGACCCCCGCCGGCGAATTGGATCTCGATGCGTTCGTTGGCGAATTGGTCGGCGATGTCGCTCGGTCGATCAGCGAATCATGTGATGGCCAGATCGCACACCTCAAAGCATCCATCATCGCTGATGACACCCAAGCCGTCGCCAACGTGGTCAGCAACGATTCACCGGTCGACATCGGCCTGGCGTCCGGCCGAACCATCACCACCCCAGTAAGAGTGATTATCAACGCGCGAGTAGCAATGGATCCGGATCAACTCGAAACAATCTGCACATCGAGCCTGAAGGCAATAGCCAGCAAACACAACGCTCAAGCGATTAGCCTAAGCGCTCATTCACTTCGCCCGGGCCGCCCCACACCAACACACCGTGTGACGACCTCTTAA
- the rpoB gene encoding DNA-directed RNA polymerase subunit beta: protein MATTSKRRLEPTDVRHFGTGLGGNFELPDLTALQTASYAEFMQEDADPRKRKDHGLESVLREIFPISSYDGNTTLEYLYYELGKPRYTSQECRQLRLTYGRPLRIWLRLNREEPLEEEVYLGDLPIMLGGGEFIINGAERVVVSQLHRSPGVDFVLEQDTTTDRKLPSCRVIPERGSWIEVNVTKKDALTVRIDQSGKFAATTLLRAMDPKYSTDADILNAFYETKTVKIAGAKTATKIEGMIAVDDVIYPKESERAGEIIVEAGYKITKEVSETICTAGVTSIDAMDSPKVPLIFNTLADDNTASHEEALLRIYQRLRPGNPPQLEKARVLFQEKFYDDNRYRLGRVGRFRLNRKLDLGVAESEMCLRPDDMIAAIDYLMKLFDPDSDAEIDDIDHLGNRRLRTIDELASEELRKGFLKLRRTVQERMSIKDATDMSPRSLINPKSVSAAIDYFFGRGELSQVVDQTNPLSQLTHERRLSALGPGGLNRKRAGFEVRDVHISHYGRICPIETPEGTNIGLISSLAIFAGVDDYGFLITPYRKIKEGKVTEETVWLRADEEGDAYVAPADTEVVNGALVAGPNMIARFHSDFQIVQPEEVTYMDVAPAQMVGVSAGLIPFLEHDDANRALMGSNMQRQAVPLLVAEPPIVGTGMEREVARNSAMVVRARRAGKVTYCDSTRIEVGSDHYDLKKYQGLNERTCQNQRPIINVGDKVEKNQIIADGAATQNGELALGRNVLVGFMSFDGFNYEDAIIISEELVRNDTYTSIHIEDFDVEIRETKLGREEFTRDIPNVSEKALRNLDDGGVVQVGTYVKPGDILVGKVSPKSKTELTPEEKLLHAIFGRAGEDVKNDSLEVPSGIEGIVIDTQKFSRRMSLSEDERKEFERELKESESKGNDEIAHTFGDLVRELEEAAGMKLKDATGTPLADGQDPKFVAERATSFRIDHILDQVKNDDKKKEVERVYKTQWPNVEAAIDNRDRKLNSMKRGDELRSGVLQMCKIYVATKRVISVGDKMAGRHGNKGVIAKILPVEDMPFLPDGTPIQIMLNPLGVPSRMNVGQILETHLGWAGAKLGFQAITPVFDGATESDINKCLAEAGLPAHGKIRLTDGRTGEPMEQETTVGYIYMLKLHHLVDDKVHARSTGPYSLITQQPLGGKARFGGQRFGEMEVWALEAYGAAYILQELLTVKSDDVEGRTKIYESMVKGENTLEAGTPASFDVLTNEIRGLALNMQLEKRPI from the coding sequence ATGGCAACCACCAGCAAGCGTCGACTGGAACCCACCGATGTTCGTCACTTTGGCACCGGATTGGGAGGCAATTTCGAGCTTCCCGACCTGACTGCCCTGCAGACCGCTTCGTATGCCGAGTTTATGCAAGAGGATGCGGATCCTCGTAAACGCAAAGACCATGGCCTGGAATCGGTGCTTCGAGAGATTTTCCCAATCAGTTCTTACGATGGGAATACGACTCTGGAATATCTTTACTACGAGCTTGGTAAACCTCGCTACACCAGTCAGGAATGTCGCCAGCTTCGTTTGACCTATGGTCGTCCCCTGCGGATCTGGTTGCGCCTCAATCGTGAAGAGCCGCTTGAGGAAGAGGTGTACCTTGGTGACCTTCCGATCATGCTGGGTGGTGGTGAATTTATCATCAACGGTGCGGAACGCGTCGTTGTTTCGCAGTTGCACCGAAGTCCCGGTGTCGACTTCGTGCTCGAGCAAGATACGACGACCGATCGTAAGTTGCCTTCGTGCCGCGTGATCCCTGAGCGAGGTTCGTGGATCGAAGTCAACGTGACGAAGAAGGATGCGCTTACCGTTCGGATTGACCAAAGTGGTAAGTTCGCGGCCACGACGCTGCTTCGTGCAATGGATCCGAAGTACTCCACCGACGCGGATATTCTCAACGCGTTCTACGAAACCAAAACGGTCAAGATTGCTGGCGCTAAGACGGCGACCAAGATCGAAGGCATGATTGCCGTCGATGACGTGATCTATCCGAAGGAATCCGAGCGTGCCGGCGAAATTATCGTCGAGGCCGGATATAAGATCACGAAGGAAGTTTCCGAGACGATCTGCACCGCTGGCGTTACCAGTATCGATGCGATGGACTCACCCAAGGTTCCTTTGATCTTCAATACGCTTGCCGATGACAATACGGCCAGCCACGAAGAGGCGCTGCTGCGAATCTACCAACGTCTGCGTCCCGGTAACCCGCCGCAGTTGGAAAAGGCTCGCGTCTTGTTCCAAGAGAAGTTCTATGATGACAATCGTTACCGCTTGGGTCGCGTTGGTCGTTTCCGTTTGAACCGAAAGCTTGACCTTGGTGTCGCTGAATCGGAAATGTGCCTTCGTCCCGACGACATGATCGCGGCGATTGATTACCTGATGAAGCTGTTTGATCCCGACAGTGATGCCGAGATCGACGACATTGACCACTTGGGTAATCGTCGGTTGCGCACGATTGACGAATTGGCCAGCGAAGAGCTCCGCAAGGGCTTCTTGAAGCTGCGTCGAACCGTCCAGGAACGCATGTCGATCAAGGATGCGACGGATATGTCGCCTCGTTCATTGATTAATCCCAAGAGTGTTTCAGCGGCGATTGATTACTTCTTCGGTCGCGGCGAACTTTCGCAAGTGGTTGACCAGACGAATCCATTGTCTCAGCTCACTCACGAACGCCGCCTTTCGGCTCTCGGTCCAGGTGGTTTGAACCGTAAGCGAGCGGGCTTTGAAGTTCGCGACGTTCACATTTCTCACTACGGCCGTATTTGTCCGATCGAAACGCCTGAAGGTACAAACATCGGTCTGATTTCGTCGCTGGCTATTTTTGCTGGCGTCGATGACTACGGATTCTTGATCACGCCTTACCGCAAAATCAAGGAAGGCAAAGTCACCGAAGAAACGGTTTGGTTGCGTGCGGACGAAGAAGGTGATGCCTACGTTGCACCGGCGGATACCGAAGTCGTCAACGGAGCGTTGGTCGCTGGGCCGAACATGATTGCTCGGTTCCATAGTGACTTCCAGATCGTTCAACCCGAAGAAGTGACCTACATGGACGTCGCTCCTGCTCAGATGGTGGGTGTGTCGGCCGGGTTGATTCCGTTCCTCGAGCACGATGACGCTAACCGTGCTTTGATGGGATCCAACATGCAGCGGCAAGCTGTTCCGTTGTTGGTTGCTGAACCACCGATCGTCGGTACGGGCATGGAACGAGAAGTCGCGCGTAACAGTGCGATGGTGGTGCGTGCTCGACGGGCCGGAAAGGTTACCTATTGCGATTCGACTCGAATCGAGGTCGGCAGCGATCATTACGACCTGAAGAAGTACCAGGGCCTCAACGAACGGACCTGTCAAAACCAGCGTCCTATCATCAATGTCGGCGACAAGGTCGAAAAGAACCAAATCATCGCCGATGGTGCCGCCACCCAGAACGGTGAGTTGGCATTGGGACGCAATGTCTTGGTCGGCTTCATGTCGTTCGATGGTTTCAACTACGAAGATGCGATCATCATCAGTGAAGAACTCGTTCGGAACGACACCTACACGTCGATTCACATCGAAGACTTCGACGTTGAAATTCGCGAAACCAAGCTCGGTCGTGAAGAGTTCACTCGGGATATTCCCAACGTTTCTGAAAAGGCCCTTCGCAATCTGGATGATGGCGGTGTGGTTCAGGTTGGTACCTATGTCAAGCCAGGCGATATTTTGGTTGGCAAGGTGTCACCTAAGAGCAAGACTGAGCTGACGCCTGAAGAAAAACTGTTGCACGCCATTTTCGGTCGTGCCGGTGAAGACGTGAAGAACGATTCGCTGGAAGTTCCTTCGGGCATCGAAGGTATCGTGATCGACACTCAAAAGTTCTCTCGCCGTATGAGTCTTTCCGAAGACGAGCGGAAGGAATTCGAGCGTGAACTGAAGGAATCCGAATCGAAGGGCAACGACGAAATTGCTCATACGTTCGGAGACCTTGTTCGCGAACTTGAAGAGGCTGCGGGCATGAAGCTGAAGGATGCGACCGGCACGCCTTTGGCGGACGGACAAGATCCAAAGTTTGTCGCTGAGCGTGCGACTTCATTCCGTATCGATCACATTCTCGACCAAGTCAAGAATGATGATAAGAAGAAAGAAGTCGAGCGAGTTTACAAGACTCAGTGGCCAAACGTGGAAGCCGCGATCGACAATCGTGACCGCAAGCTCAACTCAATGAAGCGTGGTGACGAACTTCGCAGCGGTGTGTTGCAGATGTGCAAGATCTACGTCGCAACTAAGCGAGTGATCAGCGTTGGTGACAAGATGGCTGGACGGCACGGAAACAAGGGTGTGATCGCCAAGATCTTGCCTGTCGAAGACATGCCGTTCCTTCCCGATGGAACACCGATCCAAATCATGCTGAACCCACTGGGCGTTCCTTCGCGAATGAACGTGGGGCAGATTTTGGAAACCCACCTCGGTTGGGCTGGTGCGAAGTTGGGCTTCCAAGCGATCACGCCTGTGTTCGATGGTGCTACCGAATCCGACATCAACAAGTGTCTGGCGGAAGCTGGTTTGCCTGCTCACGGTAAGATTCGTTTGACCGATGGTCGGACGGGTGAGCCTATGGAGCAGGAAACAACCGTTGGCTACATCTACATGTTGAAGCTGCACCACTTGGTTGACGACAAGGTTCATGCTCGTTCGACGGGACCATACTCGTTGATCACTCAACAACCTCTCGGTGGCAAGGCTCGCTTCGGCGGACAACGTTTCGGCGAGATGGAAGTTTGGGCACTCGAGGCTTATGGTGCCGCTTACATCCTGCAGGAATTGCTGACGGTCAAGTCCGACGATGTCGAAGGCCGAACCAAGATCTACGAATCGATGGTCAAGGGCGAGAACACGCTCGAAGCCGGTACGCCAGCTTCGTTCGATGTGCTTACCAACGAAATTCGTGGTCTGGCTCTGAACATGCAACTCGAGAAGAGACCTATTTAG